Proteins encoded together in one Longimicrobium sp. window:
- a CDS encoding carboxymuconolactone decarboxylase family protein, protein MTQRIEYGKIAPEGLKAMFGLERYVRESGLEHSLLHLLKLRASQINGCAYCVDMHTKDARAGGETEQRLYLTSAWREAPMFTERERAALEWTEALTLISEGGVPDELWEQTRRHFSEEEIVALTFAVVAINGWNRLSITFRPPVGDYQPGAYAAAV, encoded by the coding sequence ATGACGCAACGCATCGAGTATGGGAAGATCGCGCCCGAGGGGCTGAAGGCGATGTTCGGGCTGGAGCGCTACGTCCGCGAGAGCGGGCTGGAGCATTCGCTGCTGCACCTGCTGAAGCTGCGCGCCTCGCAGATCAACGGCTGCGCCTACTGCGTGGACATGCACACCAAGGACGCGCGCGCCGGGGGCGAGACGGAGCAGCGGCTGTACCTGACCAGCGCCTGGCGCGAGGCGCCGATGTTCACCGAGCGCGAGCGGGCGGCGCTGGAGTGGACCGAGGCGCTGACGCTGATCAGCGAGGGCGGCGTGCCCGACGAGCTCTGGGAGCAGACGCGCCGGCACTTCTCGGAGGAGGAGATCGTCGCGCTGACGTTCGCGGTGGTGGCCATCAACGGCTGGAACCGCCTGTCCATCACCTTCCGCCCGCCGGTGGGCGACTACCAGCCCGGCGCGTATGCGGCGGCGGTGTGA
- a CDS encoding sigma-70 family RNA polymerase sigma factor — MAEPDVAGAEVEQFRPLLFSLAYRMLGSVADAEDAVQETFLRWHRAEQEEVRSPKDWLCAVVTRLCIDHLRSARVRREEYVGPWLPEPLVQPLDEDPLEAAVLAESLSTAFLLMLERLTAMERAVFLLREVFSFEYEEVARIVGRSEGACRQLAKRARDKVAAGEPRFTASEEDAQRMALRFMEVCARGDVDEIRALLAEDAIAMTDGGGKRRGALNPVYGRDHVARLFAGLAHKWGVPPVDLVRVNGQPGFVMRLWDGPRVMSFAVRDGLITGVYLVGNPDKLTHLPVPPEEDG; from the coding sequence ATGGCGGAACCGGACGTCGCGGGAGCGGAGGTCGAGCAGTTTCGGCCGCTGCTGTTCTCGCTCGCGTACCGGATGCTGGGAAGCGTGGCGGACGCGGAAGACGCGGTGCAGGAGACGTTTCTCCGCTGGCACCGTGCCGAGCAGGAGGAGGTGAGGTCGCCGAAGGACTGGCTGTGCGCGGTGGTCACGCGCCTGTGCATCGACCACCTTCGGTCCGCGCGCGTGCGGAGGGAGGAGTACGTGGGCCCTTGGCTTCCGGAGCCTCTGGTGCAGCCGCTGGACGAGGACCCGCTGGAGGCGGCGGTGCTGGCCGAGTCGCTCTCCACCGCGTTCCTGCTGATGCTCGAGCGGCTGACCGCGATGGAGCGCGCCGTGTTCCTGCTGCGCGAGGTGTTCTCGTTCGAGTACGAGGAGGTGGCGCGCATCGTGGGCCGCAGCGAGGGCGCCTGCCGGCAGCTGGCCAAGCGCGCACGCGACAAGGTGGCCGCGGGCGAGCCGCGCTTCACCGCGTCGGAGGAAGACGCGCAGCGGATGGCGCTGCGCTTCATGGAGGTGTGCGCGCGCGGCGACGTGGACGAGATCCGCGCGCTGCTGGCGGAAGACGCCATCGCCATGACCGACGGCGGCGGCAAGCGGCGCGGGGCGCTGAACCCGGTCTACGGGCGCGACCACGTGGCGCGGCTGTTCGCCGGCCTGGCGCACAAGTGGGGCGTGCCGCCCGTGGACCTGGTGCGCGTGAACGGACAGCCGGGGTTCGTGATGCGGCTGTGGGACGGGCCACGGGTGATGAGCTTTGCCGTGCGCGACGGGCTGATAACGGGGGTCTACCTCGTCGGCAACCCCGACAAGCTCACGCACCTGCCGGTCCCACCCGAGGAGGATGGCTGA
- a CDS encoding TetR/AcrR family transcriptional regulator → MQQPWTESGLRAATLDTTRTLLVSEGYENLSMRKIARQVGCSVSSIYEHFAGKDQLVHALIDEGFQRWYDIVAAAAEAPGAPLQRLELHCRRYVEFGLANPEFYEIMYLYHPRSLARFPRELFRRASRSMDVLARLVHDAAPDAFATPAEARIHAHAVWAILHGVVSTILAGRLDTRIDQSAYVGTSIQFAVDSIRRLEPAGV, encoded by the coding sequence ATGCAGCAGCCCTGGACGGAAAGCGGCCTGCGCGCCGCCACGCTCGACACCACGCGCACCCTGCTGGTCAGCGAAGGCTACGAGAACCTGTCGATGCGCAAGATCGCGCGGCAGGTGGGGTGCAGCGTCAGCAGCATCTACGAGCACTTCGCGGGGAAGGACCAGCTCGTCCACGCGCTGATCGACGAAGGCTTCCAGCGCTGGTACGACATCGTGGCCGCCGCGGCCGAGGCGCCGGGAGCGCCGCTGCAGCGGCTGGAGCTGCACTGCCGCAGGTACGTAGAGTTCGGGCTGGCCAACCCCGAGTTCTACGAGATCATGTACCTGTACCACCCGCGGTCGCTGGCGCGCTTCCCCCGCGAGCTGTTCCGGCGCGCCTCGCGGTCGATGGACGTGCTCGCGCGGCTGGTGCACGACGCCGCCCCCGACGCCTTCGCCACGCCGGCCGAGGCGCGCATCCACGCGCACGCGGTGTGGGCCATCCTGCACGGCGTGGTGTCGACGATCCTGGCCGGGCGCCTGGACACGCGCATCGACCAGTCCGCCTATGTCGGCACTTCCATCCAGTTTGCCGTCGACTCCATCCGCCGCCTGGAGCCCGCGGGCGTTTGA
- a CDS encoding thioesterase family protein translates to MTKRDDAPAGGPTLSIDADAIRVMTGSYEIGVQVQPEDVDVPGHVNNIVYLRWVQEVAIAHWRAVAPEEAQRQVFWVVLRHEIDYRRPALPGDAVRARTWVGRMEAVRFERHTEITRASDGTLLARARTLWCPLDASTGRPYRASAELRALFATEEPG, encoded by the coding sequence ATGACGAAGCGGGATGATGCGCCCGCCGGCGGGCCGACGCTCTCGATCGACGCGGATGCGATCAGGGTGATGACCGGGTCGTACGAGATCGGCGTCCAGGTCCAGCCCGAGGACGTCGACGTGCCCGGCCACGTGAACAACATCGTCTACCTGCGCTGGGTGCAGGAGGTGGCCATCGCGCACTGGCGGGCGGTGGCGCCGGAAGAGGCGCAGCGGCAGGTGTTCTGGGTGGTGCTGCGCCACGAGATCGACTACCGCCGCCCCGCGCTCCCCGGCGACGCGGTGCGCGCCCGCACCTGGGTGGGGCGGATGGAGGCCGTCCGCTTCGAGCGCCACACCGAGATCACCCGCGCGAGCGACGGCACGCTGCTGGCGCGCGCCCGCACCCTCTGGTGCCCGCTCGACGCCTCCACCGGCCGCCCCTACCGCGCCTCCGCCGAGCTGCGCGCGCTGTTCGCGACGGAGGAGCCGGGGTGA
- a CDS encoding endonuclease/exonuclease/phosphatase family protein, translated as MPDHYVMFWNVENLFDVDGSPRRSEKLERTLGSELTGWTQEVLDRKISQLAKVVSYANGGKGPDLLGVCEVENRFVLERLCQAVTTLNRNYEIVHADTQDGRGIDVAFIYDPSRFTPVPGQVFYHFIVRRVATRDLVQVSFRTAAGRTLVVIGNHWPARLEGKLESEPYRIIAGETLAYFHERIRQELGTDTAVLAMGDFNDEPFDRSIVDYACCERQRTKVTRATSARFLNLMWPLAGQGLGTHYYDNSVNLLDQFMASRSLVTGAKGLTALPGSVEIVRFPEMVSTGAYPSPIRFGRGEEINPNGFADHFPIGMVIHET; from the coding sequence ATGCCCGACCATTACGTGATGTTCTGGAACGTGGAGAACCTGTTCGACGTCGACGGGTCGCCGCGGCGCTCGGAGAAGCTGGAGCGCACGCTCGGCAGCGAGCTGACCGGGTGGACGCAGGAGGTGCTGGACCGGAAGATCTCGCAGCTGGCGAAGGTCGTCTCCTACGCCAACGGCGGGAAGGGGCCCGACCTGCTGGGCGTGTGCGAGGTGGAGAACCGCTTCGTGCTGGAGCGCCTCTGCCAGGCCGTGACGACGCTCAACCGCAACTACGAGATCGTGCACGCCGACACGCAGGACGGGCGCGGGATCGACGTGGCGTTCATCTACGATCCCAGCCGCTTCACCCCCGTGCCCGGGCAGGTCTTCTACCACTTCATCGTGCGCCGCGTGGCCACGCGCGACCTGGTGCAGGTGAGCTTCCGCACGGCGGCGGGGCGTACGCTGGTGGTCATCGGCAACCACTGGCCCGCGCGGCTCGAGGGGAAGCTCGAGTCCGAGCCGTACCGCATCATCGCGGGCGAGACGCTGGCGTACTTCCACGAGCGCATCCGCCAGGAGCTGGGCACCGACACGGCCGTGCTGGCCATGGGCGACTTCAACGACGAGCCCTTCGACCGCTCGATCGTGGACTACGCCTGCTGCGAGCGGCAGCGGACCAAGGTCACGCGCGCCACGTCGGCCCGGTTCCTGAACCTGATGTGGCCGCTGGCCGGACAGGGGCTGGGGACGCACTACTACGACAACAGCGTGAACCTGCTCGACCAGTTCATGGCCTCGCGCTCGCTGGTGACGGGGGCGAAGGGGCTGACGGCGCTCCCCGGGAGCGTGGAGATCGTCCGCTTTCCGGAGATGGTGAGCACCGGCGCCTACCCGTCGCCCATCCGCTTCGGCCGCGGCGAGGAGATCAACCCCAACGGCTTCGCCGACCACTTCCCTATCGGCATGGTGATCCACGAGACGTGA